The Papaver somniferum cultivar HN1 chromosome 3, ASM357369v1, whole genome shotgun sequence genome includes a region encoding these proteins:
- the LOC113357512 gene encoding protein ALWAYS EARLY 3-like isoform X2, translating into MATRKSRSINNKRFGKLNEESPDKDGGSGGNKSRQRKRKLTDMLGPQWSKEELKRFYEAYRKYEKDWKKVAGVVRNRSTEMVEALYHMNRAYLSLPEGTASVAGLIAMMTDHYCILDGSESDRESDDAPGVSQKLAKRARGKYHVNGSRGTDADVPDLLKFPPLSSNNGCFSVKKKRTNGGRRAVGKRTPRYPVSHEREKFVTPNKRGLKSDLDAHDEEVAHGAALTLAEALQRGGSPQVSHTPKRRSEHLRPSSSRKSERRRQLDWDKSSTKHRGITDENYLEDSLGSREAENGDFYRNSSYMMDARGVGTVGVQKKGKKSLGRKPKDIENCHRDEDREACSGTEEGLNLSYVKEQAEDEVTDSRYVRPRKKNKELKEDEKQALDGLTFLANMSLELEPAAVDESVQFKEERGRGSRGNVDNFSRHETFSTIRQRDKSNFSGVKEKSLREVEVTTLRSARSIKGSSFDVNSLTEEKKPPSQTTIKGQKLKRKHFAAKMQSPTNESHSDLLPDERQQIEALEENVKKSTMKAKRVAAAAVISKQGKSFRPPELTSSSTDLVRPGTDAALSTEQVPTPNQVFLPTKHESRRKMNLQKSLIRRVSNFSEDMGSKQPGKHTSQDGTLDIKEKLSRCLSSPMLRRWCAFEWFYSAIDYPWFAKKEFVEYLNHVGLGHVPRLTRVEWGVIRSSLGKPRRLSQQFLREEKEKLEQYRESVRTHYTELRNGTRDGLPTDLARPLSVGQRVIACHPRTREFHDGSVLTVDRNRCRIQFDRPELGVEFVMDIDCMPLNAFENMPEALRRQNIAAGRLSENLSDPKLNNQSKDRTTGGYKSIAPSAKLETADVSSQLTSPIYPMNTLIKKAEGDTISDIAEAKAAANELKAAYIQPCTLAQIQAREADIRALSELSRALEKKEALVSELSRMNDEVQENQINGDNSLKDHDPFKKQYATVLIQLKEANDQVSSALIYLRKRNTYQGNSPPWQTSKPGSGVPVGPFNSIDASAFLPQEAASHVVGILESSRVKAQTMVDVAVQALLSCKDGEDAFGSIGDALDSASTHQNGTEVRSFTSTDLINGGSFHYQDAATNSHISKPVMAVYSNGTKQNNSTFDANEVQIPKDLISSCLATLLMVQTCTERQYPPAEVAQILDSAFTSLHPCCSQNLPIYQEIRLCMGLVKNQILALIPT; encoded by the exons ATGGCGACAAGGAAATCCCGAAGTATAAACAATAAACGGTTTGGTAAGCTTAATGAGGAGTCTCCGGATAAAGATGGAGGCAGTGGAGGGAACAAAAGTAGACAAAGG AAGAGGAAACTAACTGACATGTTAGGACCCCAGTGGAGCAAGGAAGAGCTTAAACGCTTCTATGAAGCATATCGGAAGTATGAGAAAGACTGGAAAAAG GTAGCTGGTGTGGTGCGTAACAGATCCACGGAAATGGTGGAGGCTCTGTACCATATGAACAGG GCGTACTTGTCTCTTCCAGAGGGGACGGCATCAGTAGCTGGGCTAATAGCAATGATGACTGACCATTACTGCATTCTG GATGGGAGTGAAAGTGACCGAGAAAGTGATGATGCCCCAGGGGTATCTCAAAAGCTGGCAAAGCGTGCTCGCGGAAAATATCATGTTAATGGCTCAAGAGGAACGGATGCGGACGTTCCTGATTTGCTGAAGTTTCCACcactttcttcaaacaatgggtGTTTTTCTGTGAAGAAGAAGCGCACTAATG GCGGTCGACGTGCTGTTGGGAAAAGAACACCTCGCTATCCTGTTTCTCATGAACGCGAAAAGTTTGTTACACCCAATAAACGGGGTCTAAAGTCGGATTTAGATGCGCATGATGAAGAAGTTGCCCATGGGGCAGCATTAACACTGGCAGAGGCTTTGCAAAGAGGGGGTTCTCCTCAAGTTTCTCATACACCTAAGAGAAGATCTGAACACCTTAGACCCTCGTCTTCTCGGAAAAGTGAACGGAGGAGG CAACTTGATTGGGACAAGAGTAGCACTAAGCATCGCGGTATAACTGATGAGAACTATTTAGAGGATAGCTTAGGGAGCAGGGAAGCTGAAAATGGAGATTTTTACCGAAATTCTAGCTACATGATGGATGCCAGGGGTGTTGGTACAGTGGGTGTTcaaaaaaagggaaagaaatcTCTTGGCAGAAAACCAAAGGATATTGAAAACTGCCATCGTGATGAAGATAGGGAAGCATGTAGTGGCACAGAAGAAGGGCTTAATTTGAGTTATGTCAAAGAACAGGCTGAAGATGAGGTTACAGATTCAAGATATGTACGACctagaaagaaaaacaaagagttAAAAGAAGATG AAAAGCAAGCACTAGATGGTCTAACCTTCTTGGCTAATATGTCTCTGGAGCTTGAGCCAGCAGCTGTGGATGAATCTG TGCAGTTCAAGGAAGAAAGGGGAAGGGGAAGTCGTGGTAATGTTGATAACTTTAGCAGACATGAAACCTTTTCGACAATTCGTCAAAGGGATAAATCAAATTTCTCAGGGGTTAAAGAGAAGTCTCTACGTGAGGTTGAGGTAACTACCTTGAGAAGTGCTAGATCAATTAAAGGCTCGAGTTTTGACGTTAATTCTCTTACTGAAGAAAAGAAACCACCTTCACAGACTACCATCAAAGGACAAAAACTAAAACGCAAACATTTTGCAGCAAAA ATGCAGAGTCCAACAAATGAAAGTCATAGCGACTTGCTTCCAGATGAACGCCAACAAATCGAG GCCCTCGAAGAAAATGTAAAGAAATCTACTATGAAAGCTAAACgtgttgctgcagctgctgttatTTCTAAACAAGGGAAATCATTCAGACCTCCTGAACTTACTTCTTCAAGTACTGATCTAGTTAGACCAGGGACTGATGCAGCTTTATCAACTGAACAAGTTCCCACTCCAAACCAGGTTTTCCTACCAACTAAGCATGAAAGTAGACGTAAGATGAATCTACAGAAGTCATTGATCCGCAGGGTATCCAACTTTTCTGAGGATATGGGTAGTAAGCAACCTGGTAAACATACTTCTCAAGATGGCACACTCGATATTAAG GAAAAGCTTTCTCGTTGCCTGTCATCTCCGATGTTACGTAGATGGTGTGCTTTTGAATGGTTTTACAGTGCTATTGACTACCCTTGGTTTGCTAAAAAGGAGTTTGTAGAGTACCTAAATCATGTGGGATTGGGCCATGTTCCAAGGTTAACTCGAGTTGAGTGGGGTGTAATAAGGAG CTCACTTGGCAAGCCTCGAAGGTTATCACAACAATTCTTACGTGAAGAAAAGGAGAAACTTGAGCAGTACCGAGAATCTGTTAGAACACATTATACCGAATTGCGTAATGGTACAAGGGATGGACTTCCTACAGATTTGGCCCGACCTTTGTCAGTTGGACAGCGTGTTATTGCATGTCATCCCAGGACAAGAGAATTTCATGATGGAAGTGTATTAACAGTCGATCGTAATAGGTGTCGAATTCAGTTTGACCGGCCTGAGTTAGGAGTTGAGTTTGTTATG GATATTGACTGCATGCCTCTAAATGCATTTGAAAATATGCCTGAGGCACTTAGAAGGCAGAATATTGCTGCTGGTAGATTGTCTGAGAACTTAAGTGATCCTAAGTTGAATAATCAATCCAAAGATAGGACAACTGGAGGTTACAAGAGCATTGCCCCAAGTGCGAAGCTGGAGACAGCAGACGTTTCATCCCAATTAACGTCACCAATTTATCCTATGAACACTTTGATAAAGAAAGCAGAG GGAGATACGATCAGTGACATTGCTGAAGCTAAAGCTGCAGCAAATGAACTGAAGGCTGCATATATTCAACCATGTACTCTGGCTCAGATACAAGCAAGGGAAGCTGATATCCGAGCTCTTTCAGAGTTGAGTCGGGCTCTGGAGAAAAAG GAAGCATTGGTGTCGGAGCTTAGTCGTATGAACGACGAAGTACAGGAAAATCAAATAAATGGAGACAACTCTCTGAAGGATCACGATCCTTTTAAAAAACAATATGCCACGGTACTCATACAGCTCAAGGAAGCCAATGATCAG GTTTCCTCTGCTCTTATATATTTGAGAAAACGCAACACCTACCAAGGAAACTCCCCACCTTGGCAAACGTCAAAGCCAGGTTCAGGTGTGCCTGTTGGGCCATTCAATTCTATTGATGCCTCAGCTTTTCTCCCTCAAGAAGCAGCATCGCACGTGGTTGGAATTCTGGAAAGCTCGAGAGTGAAAGCGCAAACAATGGTAGACGTAGCTGTGCAG GCACTATTATCTTGTAAAGACGGAGAAGATGCTTTTGGAAGCATTGGAGACGCTTTAGATTCTGCAAGTACTCATCAGAATGGAACAGAAGTGAGATCCTTCACTTCAACAGATCTGATAAATGGTGGCAGTTTTCATTATCAAGATGCTGCTACAAATTCTCACATATCAAAGCCAGTAATGGCAGTTTATTCAAATGGTACGAAGCAGAACAACTCTACATTTGATGCCAATGAAGTACAAATCCCGAAGGACCTTATTTCCTCTTGCCTGGCCACTTTACTCATGGTTCAG ACATGTACGGAGAGACAATATCCACCAGCTGAAGTGGCTCAGATTCTAGACTCCGCCTTTACAAGTTTGCATCCTTGTTGTTCTCAAAACCTTCCGATTTATCAAGAGATTCGGTTGTGCATGGGTCTAGTCAAGAACCAAATATTGGCGCTTATACCAACCTAG